The following proteins are encoded in a genomic region of Cricetulus griseus strain 17A/GY chromosome 7, alternate assembly CriGri-PICRH-1.0, whole genome shotgun sequence:
- the LOC100773119 gene encoding 40S ribosomal protein S3, giving the protein MESGAEGCEVVVSGKLRGERAKSMKLVDGLMIHSGDPVNYYVDTAIRHVLLRQGVLGIKVKIMLPWDPSGKIGPKKPLPDHVSIMEPKDEILPTTPISQQKGGKPEPPAMPQPVPTP; this is encoded by the coding sequence ATGGAGAGTGGGGCTGAGGGCTGTGAGGTTGTGGTGTCTGGGAAGCTCCGAGGAGAGAGAGCCAAGTCCATGAAGCTTGTGGATGGGCTGATGATCCACAGTGGAGACCCTGTTAACTACTATGTTGATACTGCCATTCGCCATGTACTCCTCAGACAGGGTGTGCTGGGCATCAAAGTGAAAATCATGCTGCCCTGGGACCCAAGTGGTAAGATCGGCCCCAAGAAGCCTCTGCCTGATCATGTGAGCATTATGGAACCTAAGGATGAGATCTTGCCCACCACCCCCATCTCACAGCAGAAGGGTGGGAAGCCAGAGCCACCTGCCATGCCCCAGCCAGTGCCTACACCATAA